GTGGGTAAAAATAGGAGAATGTTACAATGATATAGTGGCTCTTGAGCATCCATTAGAGCATACACAATTTGAAAAAGAAGCAAAAAAAATGATTGATGAGATGAAACATTTAGCAACAATTTTAAATTTGACTATTTCAGATACGTTATTTGTTCATCTGAAAGAAATGCTAATGGATCCAAGTAAGACTTTAGCTGGAAGACTTTTTGAAGAAAGTGAAAAATGCAGTCAACGTCAATTGGCTACGTCGATTGCTAAAGAAAATTATAAAAAATCATGGGATAAGCCATATCAATTAGCAGGATTTACTGACATGGAGTTGTCTACTCAGATTTTAATGTTTGATGCGATCCAACAAGGAATCCAAGTAGAAATCTTGGATCGACAAGACCAATTTCTGAAGCTGAAATTAAAAGAACATGTTGAATATGTAAAAAATGGTAATATGACAAGTAAAGATAATTATGTATCCACTTTAATTATGGAAAATAAAACAGTAACAAAGAAAATTCTTCAACAACATGGATTTCGTGTGCCGAAAGGGAAGGAATTTCAGACAATTGAACAGGCTTTACGTAGCTATGATCTCTTTTCCTCCAAACCTTTTGTCGTGAAGCCGAAAACAACAAACTATGGATTAGGAATATCAATCTTCAAAGAAGGCTCAAATTATGAAGATTATCAAAAAGCCATTATATTAGCATTTAAAGAAGACTCTTCCATATTAGTAGAAGAATTTCTAAAAGGAACAGAATATCGATTTTTTGTATTAGATGATCGAGTAAAAGCTGTTTTACTAAGAGTTCCTGCGAATGTTAAAGGTGACGGTAAACATACAATCGAAGAGTTAGTCATGCAAAAGAATCGTAACCCGTTAAGAGGAAGAGACCATCGGACACCTTTAGAAATTATCCAGTTAGGTGAATTAGAGAATCTTATGCTTAAAGCTCAAGGATATCAAGTCAATTCGATTCCTAAAATGGATGAAATCATCTTTCTGCGTGAAAATTCCAATATTAGTACAGGTGGAGACTCGATTAATGTGACGGATCTAATTCCTGATGATTATAAAAAAATAGCAGTGGATGCAGTAGCTTCATTGGGAGCTAAAATTTGTGGTATTGATTTGATTATTGAAAATGGTAATAAAAATGCTTATGGAATTATTGAAGCCAACTTTAATCCATCTATGTATATGCACATCTATCCATATAAAGGAGAGACTCGACGTTTAACTATGCATATCATACATTATTTATTTCCTGAACTATTGCATAGTCAGTCAAATTAGGGGCACCACTAGCGAAATGCGGATTTCCGACGTTAAGCTGTTGAGTGACAAGTGATAATAAAGTAATTTGATGTTCCAATCTCAAATATTTAAAACCACGTCCTGAGTAAGGACGTGGTTTTAAATGCTGTGTATATAATGCTATACTATGCAAATGTTAAACGATTGAACGATTATGTGATAATTAATTTCGTTTTTCCTTATAGTTTATGGATCGCAGATAAGACACTTTGTTTATTTGTAAACGGTTATGATAGATTAAGATTAGTGTGAGAGCAATCGAGTTGACCAAAGGTACGTGAGACTGAATGTCACTGCGTTTTACATCACTCTGATTTAGTGGTAAATACTTAAAATACAGTATGTACAGGGAAAAATAAGAATGTCCGGACATTCTTGTCCTTTTTATTTTTTAAAAAAATGTACTGTCTGGACTTTCTTGTCCTTTTTAGCTTTTGAAATTGTGAGTTTGTCTGTATTTTCTTGTCCAAAAAGTAGGGAATTATCTTACGTCTGGACTTTCTTGTCCAAAATGTCTGTAGTTTCTTGTCCGTATACACATTAAAACCGATCTTTATGGGTAGTTGACGTATCCAAGCACTCCTCCACGCAAAATAATTTTAGTTTACATAATATAAATTATAGGAAGTTATGTTTCATAGTTAAGTATACTTATGATAGTGAGACAGAATAGATGTTCTTGGACATCAAAGTCTAAACTTTACTTCAGTGTCAAAAAGTTTAGACTTTGATGTCTTCTTTATTTATTTCGTATAGGATTGTTTTAATGACTATAAAAATGAAAAAAATCCATGATAACTTGATTGATTAAGATCAGTTTTTAATTCATCCATTTTTTTCGTAATTGTACATTTGTCGTGTTAATTTGACATCCCTAAACACAATTTATAAATCATCAAATATGTTTATTTTATTGCTTTATAGACTTTATGTCCTTTTCTAATAGAAAAAATAAACTCAGCTAATTGTTTAATCAACTGAGTTTATTTTGCGTTGTATTTAGTTTTTAGACAATGCTTTCATATCTGCTACGATTGTTTCAACCGGTACATCTGTCGTGCCATCATAATCTTTTACGACAACACCATCAGCATTTACTAAATAAAAACTCGACATATGTACTACTTGATCAGAATTCGGATCATTTTTTACTAATGAATTAAATGATTTTCGCGCAAATTGCTCAATATATACTTGCTTATAACCAGTCAGCAGCTGCCATTTGCTATCATCAACAACCGAGTACGTTTTTAAATAATTTTTTAATACTTCAGGTGTGTCAACTTCTGGATCTACGCTAAATGCTACGATTTGATAGTCCTTTACGCCTTCATCTTCTAATGACTTTTGCACATCTGTCATATTATATGTCATCGGCGGACAAATCGAATTGCAATTTGTAAATATGAACATGGCTAACCAAGGCTTTCCTTTAAAGCTATCAAGGTTCACTTGCTCATTGTTTTGATTTGTAAAAGAAAAATCTTGTACGTCAATACTCATTTCAGGTTCAAATTTATAACTACCACAAGCTGTTAATAAACTACTTATTACTAGTAATCCAACTAGTACGATCCATTTCCTTCTTAACAAAGTGTACACTTCCCTCCAACTTATCATCGTTTTTTATTGTATAAATTATAGATTACAAATACAAGATAATGGTCTTGAATCTTTTCCTTCTTTATGTCAAACTCCTTCATTTGTATGTTTTTGGCAGCTTTAAACCCATTTTATGCCATCTTATTAAAAGTTTTTTTAAAAATTTTTTCAGCATTTTTTTACTAATTTTCTTATTTCCCAAGACATCATATAATTGTTATATAACAAGGTTTTTTTGCTATTCATTTATAGACTCTCTTTTATAGAAAAATAAGGAAAACACTAAATTTCTCTTTTAAGTTCATTTTTTCTTTTACATTCAAAATTATTATCAATAAGCTATTTCAACAATACTATTTCAAGAGTGAAATGCGTTCTCTTTCATACAGATAATTTCTATTAAATCCTTATTATTTCTACTTTATTTCGACTATCTAAATTTGACTAAAAATTTGAAAAACTAAAATTTTAGTATTGCATTATAGGATTCTTCCTCATAAAATAAGTGAATATAACGACGAGACAAAAAGAAATATGTCGTTTTAAACAGCAATATATAACTTTAGGGGGAATAATAATGGCTAACATTACTGAGAACAAAAACGTACAATCAGTTGACTATAATGCAATTGAAGCTATGGAATCGTTCAACAACTTCGTAAAAAAGAAAAATACTTTCCTTTTTTCGATCACAGCAGGGTTTTTAATTCTTTATATTTTACTACCAATCCTTGCTTTCCAGCCTGTACTACAACAAAAAGTTATTGGTAGTATTACGGGCGTTTGGATTTATTCAGCAGGACTTTTCATCATGACAATTGTTCTTTGTACAGTATATGTAAAAAAAGCTTCTTCATTCGATAAAGCTGCAGCTGCAGTTCTTGCAGAGTATCAAGCGAAAGGTGGAAAATAAATGAATTTAGTATCAGTAGGATTCTTCTTAGGAATCGTAGGTTTAACATTAATCGTTACGTATATCGCTGCGAAGCGTACTTCTTCTGCCAGTGATTTCTATACTGCCGGTGGTGGATTAAAAGGATGGCAAAATGGCTTTGCGATTGCTGGTGACTACTTATCAGCGGCTGCATTTCTAGGGGTTTCAGGTGCTATCGCATTAACTGGTTTTGATGGTTTCTTCTTCTCAGTAGGTTATGTTGTTGCGAACTTAGTTTTACTATATGTAATTGCAGAACCAATGCGTAATTTAGGACGCTATACATTAGCCGATATGTTAACAGCTCGCTTTAATGAAAAACGTATTCGTGGAGTAGCTGCTACAGGCACAATTATTATCGTTATTCTTTATATGATTGCTCAATTAGTAGGTGCAGGTGCTCTTATTAAATTATTATTTGGTATTGAGTATTGGGTTGCGGTGTTAATTGTAGGCGTTATGATGACTACTTATGTATTATTTGGTGGTATGACGGCTACTTCATGGGTTCAAATTATTAAAGCTGGACTTTTACTATTTGGGACAGGTTTATTAGCAACACTGGTATTAATGAAATTCGATTTCTCTTTAGTGAAAATGTTTGATACGATTTCAACTGATCACGGCGATAAGTTTTTAGTGCCAGGTATGAAATACTCAAGTTCAATTGACTCTGTTTCAATGATGATGGCACTAGTATTAGGTACTTCAGGTTTACCACATATCCTAATGCGCTTCTTTACTGTTAAAGATGCAAAGACAGCTCGTGCTTCTATTTCTTGGACAACTTGGATTACAGCAATTTTCTTCTCATTAACAATTTTCTTAGGTTTTGGCGCTATGCACTTTGTAGGGCTTGATAAAATCATCGCTGAAAGTAAAGCTGGAAATACGGCTGCTCCACTATTAGCTGAATTCCTTGGCGGCGATGTGCTTATGTCATTTATTTGTGCGGTTGCATTTGCAACAATCTTAGCGGTAGTTTCAGGACTAGTATTAACAGGTGCATCTGCAATTTCTCATGATATTTATGGTGAGATTATTAAAAATGGTAAATTAACTGAAAAGCAACAAGTTTTAGCTGCTCGTACAGGCTCAATTTCAATTGCCATTGTATCGATTATCCTTGCATTATTTGCACAAAGTTTAAACGTTTCATTCTTAGTATCATTTGCATTTTGTATCGGGGCTTCTGCCAACCTACCTGTTATTTTATATACAATTTACTGGAAAAAATTCAATTCAACTGGTGCAGTAACTGCCATGGTAACAGGTTTAGTTTCATGTTTAGTTCTAGGTGCTATGGGTCCGAACGTTTGGAGTCCAGTTGAAGGTGCAGCAATCTTTGTTGGAAATCCACTAGTGCCACTTGCAGTTCCAGCAATTATCACGATCCCTCTTGGCTTTATTGCTGGCTACTTAGGTTCTGTTCTTTCATCTAACAAAGTATCTCAGGCTGAGGCGGATCGTATTTACAAAGAAATCCGTGTAAAAGCAAATACAGGGGTATCTGTTTCAGATATTTCCCATTAATCAGATTAAGGTTTTAACGACCCCTTTTTATAGTAAAAAAAGACTCGACTTCGGTCGGGTTTTTTCTTTTTTTATTATAAAAAATTAAACATTTTACTTATCGAACAATACTATTCTTTTTCCAAAAATAAGAAAATAACCAATTTTCACTAGAGAAATAGTGTTTATTTTTTCTAGAAAAAACGCATTTTTTCTCGGTTATTACAACTGATTTTTTGTCAAGAACCTAGTAATATCATCATCTTATAAATTTATCTGAATTTTCGAAAACCCTTTAATTTCTAGGCTTTGTCATGTATTTTCTGTTTAAAGTCTATTTTTCAGAAAATTTTTTTACATAATTTTTCTGAAATGTATTGCAATTTCGTGAACTGTCTCATAAAATTAAGATGTGAATTCACTAAAGTAGCAAAAAATAGTATTTAAGCAGTAAAAATAAACACAAAATGGGGAATGTTTATGGCGAACAATCAAGCAAGCAAAAGCATTGTTATTGATTATGATGCAATTGCAAAACAAGAATCGTTTAAAGCACTTGTAAGAAAAAAGAATGCCTTTTTATGGTCAATCACTGTATTCTTTTTAGCAGCTTACATGTTGCTACCTATTCTTACATCTTACACAACAATCCTACACCAAAAGGCTATTGGGGAAGTCACTTGGGTATGGATTTACGCAGCAGGATTATTCATCATGACTTGGAGTTTATGTCATCTATATGTTGCGAAAGCAAATAGCTATGACAAAGAAGCAAAAGCAATTATAGCTGAATATGAAAACGGAGGTGGCCGCCTATGAGCTTTATCGCAATATTTTTCTTCGTAGCAATTGTTGGTCTTACATTAGTTATTACATGGTGGGCATCTAAACGTACTTCTTCTGCAAGTGATTTCTACACAGCAGGCGGTGGTTTAACAGGCTGGCAAAATGGACTAGCTATTGCTGGTGACTACTTATCAGCAGCTTCTTTCTTAGGGATCGCTGGTGCCGTTGCATTATTCGGATTTGATGGATTCTTCTTCTCTATTGGTTATTTAGTAGCTTACTTAGTGGTGCTATATATCGTAGCTGAGCCATTACGTAACCTTGGTAAATTTACATTAGCGGACATGATTACAGCACGTTTTAATAATTCTAAAGTTCGTGGTACAGCAGCTCTAAGTACCA
This genomic interval from Lysinibacillus sphaericus contains the following:
- the gshAB gene encoding bifunctional glutamate--cysteine ligase GshA/glutathione synthetase GshB, producing the protein MDYKKMLVNDHVKPYLLKARYGIEKESKRVDLSGNLAKTDHPKSISQQDDHPYIQRDFSELQMELITPVTDTLNELFDYLAAIHDVAYRSMGENEMLWPLSMPPQLPEKDEDIVMAKLKSAENVRYRQSLSNSYGRRKQMLCGVHFNFEFGDELIQALFNAQSEIKEYQHFKTEIYLKATRNYLHYRWLVTYFYGASPRSEKNFFEENLLNEVVRSIRSSKYGYTNSKDVQVSYSSIQNYVSDLSSMVKRGLLSAEREFYSPVRLRGGHHVSELEDNGIRYIELRNIDLNPFETYGISYEQAEFLHLFLIYLLWKDEGENSDEWVKIGECYNDIVALEHPLEHTQFEKEAKKMIDEMKHLATILNLTISDTLFVHLKEMLMDPSKTLAGRLFEESEKCSQRQLATSIAKENYKKSWDKPYQLAGFTDMELSTQILMFDAIQQGIQVEILDRQDQFLKLKLKEHVEYVKNGNMTSKDNYVSTLIMENKTVTKKILQQHGFRVPKGKEFQTIEQALRSYDLFSSKPFVVKPKTTNYGLGISIFKEGSNYEDYQKAIILAFKEDSSILVEEFLKGTEYRFFVLDDRVKAVLLRVPANVKGDGKHTIEELVMQKNRNPLRGRDHRTPLEIIQLGELENLMLKAQGYQVNSIPKMDEIIFLRENSNISTGGDSINVTDLIPDDYKKIAVDAVASLGAKICGIDLIIENGNKNAYGIIEANFNPSMYMHIYPYKGETRRLTMHIIHYLFPELLHSQSN
- a CDS encoding SCO family protein; amino-acid sequence: MISWREVYTLLRRKWIVLVGLLVISSLLTACGSYKFEPEMSIDVQDFSFTNQNNEQVNLDSFKGKPWLAMFIFTNCNSICPPMTYNMTDVQKSLEDEGVKDYQIVAFSVDPEVDTPEVLKNYLKTYSVVDDSKWQLLTGYKQVYIEQFARKSFNSLVKNDPNSDQVVHMSSFYLVNADGVVVKDYDGTTDVPVETIVADMKALSKN
- a CDS encoding DUF485 domain-containing protein, whose amino-acid sequence is MANITENKNVQSVDYNAIEAMESFNNFVKKKNTFLFSITAGFLILYILLPILAFQPVLQQKVIGSITGVWIYSAGLFIMTIVLCTVYVKKASSFDKAAAAVLAEYQAKGGK
- a CDS encoding solute symporter family protein; translation: MNLVSVGFFLGIVGLTLIVTYIAAKRTSSASDFYTAGGGLKGWQNGFAIAGDYLSAAAFLGVSGAIALTGFDGFFFSVGYVVANLVLLYVIAEPMRNLGRYTLADMLTARFNEKRIRGVAATGTIIIVILYMIAQLVGAGALIKLLFGIEYWVAVLIVGVMMTTYVLFGGMTATSWVQIIKAGLLLFGTGLLATLVLMKFDFSLVKMFDTISTDHGDKFLVPGMKYSSSIDSVSMMMALVLGTSGLPHILMRFFTVKDAKTARASISWTTWITAIFFSLTIFLGFGAMHFVGLDKIIAESKAGNTAAPLLAEFLGGDVLMSFICAVAFATILAVVSGLVLTGASAISHDIYGEIIKNGKLTEKQQVLAARTGSISIAIVSIILALFAQSLNVSFLVSFAFCIGASANLPVILYTIYWKKFNSTGAVTAMVTGLVSCLVLGAMGPNVWSPVEGAAIFVGNPLVPLAVPAIITIPLGFIAGYLGSVLSSNKVSQAEADRIYKEIRVKANTGVSVSDISH
- a CDS encoding DUF485 domain-containing protein; this encodes MANNQASKSIVIDYDAIAKQESFKALVRKKNAFLWSITVFFLAAYMLLPILTSYTTILHQKAIGEVTWVWIYAAGLFIMTWSLCHLYVAKANSYDKEAKAIIAEYENGGGRL